Genomic DNA from Perognathus longimembris pacificus isolate PPM17 chromosome 6, ASM2315922v1, whole genome shotgun sequence:
ttgaggtgtggctcagcaagagagcctgcccagcaagcaggaggccccgatttcaaacctcaggacctcCTCCGTACCCCTTTTCCCCCACCATGCACACAGCAGACAACAGAAGGAACTGGGTGCCACCAgtagctggtggcttatgcctgcaatcctagctactcaggagactggagatctgagaatcacggttcgaagccagcccaggcagaaaagtccccatgagagtcttatctccaattgaaaactggaaatagtactgtggctcaagtggtagagtgcaatagccttgagcacaaagaggctcaaggacagcactcaggctgtgagttcaagccccacaaccaaaaacaaaaaaatccaaaaggaactgggcaccagtggctcacacttggaatccttgCTGTGGTGGCTAAGATTAGGCTCAGAAGGCTGCAACCTCGAGgcaaaaaagttcttgagactccaactccacttaaccagcaaaatgctgaagggTTGGTTGGCTCTTGctcttaaggccctgagttcaagccactgtgcccacacatgtatgcatgtacacacaaacagaaaagcaggCCAAAGTGATAAAAAGATCAATCCATCTTTGTACACCGAACACCAAACACCGGTGCAGGGGATCTTGGGCTAGACTCTGGTGGCTTGTCTTGGCTATGCAGCAGTTCCAGGCCACAGAAAGGTATGCTACTGTTGGACCTCAGCAAAAGGCATGGGGCTCAGATGGCCTTCTCTATGTGCCAGACTGGCCAGTCAGTACCAGGTGAAGCCATATTAGCTTACCAATGTCTGATCCCAGTGGCGGGACACAGGTGTGAGGCCAGGTCCTGTCACCTGCTATGTCTGAAAAGATCCTCCAGGGTCAACACCGTGTGATCCCATTCCACTCCTGCACAAAGGGAAAacctactcagggcctgaggatgGTCATGGCTTCATAAGATAGGCCACATAAAAACTGAAATGCTGTGGCCAACTACGATTGAACCTCCGGATCAAACCTAATCTGAAGACTGAACTACACAGCTGCCATTTTCAGTTACATGAAATCTCACCCCTTAAAGCCAATTTTTTGATCTGGGTTTTCTGACTCTTGAATCCAAGATTAATCAAAAGAATACTATTACTTACCTTAAAGATACCCAACTGGGCTGGgcacatggcctagtggtagagtgcttgcctcgcatgcatgaagccctgggtttgattcctcagcaacacatacatagaaaaagccagaaatagagtgctagccctgagcaaaaagatgccagggacagtgctcaggccctgagttcaagccccaggattggcaaaaaaaaaaaaaaaaaagacatccagTTAAGATCTTTCACGTTATGTATAAGAACATGGACACTGTATGCCAACAAAAATCCTTCATTTCAAAGTACAAAGCTTTTGTTAATGTGAGTGCCTGTTACTGGCCATGCAACACTCCATCCATCGCCTTAGATGCTAAAGACATCTGGAAAAATCCACTTCATTCCAAATCCGGGTTCCCTCCAACCCTTTGCCGATCAGAATTACAACTGCCAAACACATCATTCAGAAGTTTTTAATAAACAACTTCATTATAAAAActtttttgaaaatgtaattcTGTAAAACATTGAAAAATCTACTTTAACAAAGATATGCCCTGTGCATTTTCTAATGGCACTtacattttacaattaaaaaccTTGTTTTATATAAAGCCAAAAATACTCCAAGAGGTTATTCACTGTTTACAAAGTGCTAGAAGGTTTTCatcttgtatttttctctttaaataatcTGGCATTACGAAAGAGTGGCTTGGGAGCCTTGACCactaggagggagggaaggtctAGAGGAGATGCTGCTGTGCCCATGTGTGGAGGAGGAGTGCAGGTGGGAGCATCACAAAGGACGCCAGCCACACCTGCAGGACGCTGGAACACCTCCACCCCTCTGTGGGCACTAGGTCATCACAGTGAACACCTCCTTCCTCGACAGAGACCCTGCTCTCCAGTGGTGAAGGTCATGGCCAATTCCTTCCACAGCAGGTTCAGAGCTCCAGGAGAGGCCAGGGTGGGATCCCAGAGGAATCTGGACTTTTCTGGCCAACACCTGCCTAAGGCAAAGTTTCTTATTACATAAATATCCTtgttaaaaagcaaaatattgaTCCTGTACaatacttgttaaaaaaaatcgTGCTTAAAAACAGCTCCTAGATAAGAGGGAAAGCTGGAAGGGGTGGAGAAAACAGCTaccaaaaagggaggggggaacttAAAGGGTCACTAGGGAAAGTTTGAGGACAGGAAGGGAGTTTCAACTTAGAACAACATCTACGAGCAAAAAGGTAATCACACCTGCTTCCCAGATTTCCATTAACAAAATGCCATGTAAGAAGTTGGGGGAACTTATTGGTGGGCCTTTTCCTGCCTCACACCTCTGGAAAATGAGCAGGTATCCTTTGAGCTGACGCCAGGGCTGTCCTCAGTGCACACCAGCTATTGGGCAGGGTGGGCATTGACTTGTCCCTGTTCAAGtcagctcagggtctgagcagtgACTACAAAAGGGCACAGCACTCCTATAACCTGGTCCCTGATTGGTTTGTGCCACTTGCCGCAGCTCCTGTCCTGGGCAGATGCTGCTCTGGCTCTCCTAGCATCAGAAGGGGGACTGAAGTAGAGTTTTGAGTACTGAGAGCAGGATAAAGCTATTCTTATGAACAGCCAGGCCAAAAAGTCTTTTTCTTtggtgggggttgggaggggggtgGTGTTGGTGGGTTATGAAACAACAGGGTAGCTATGGTCCAAAAGGTAACAGCACACAAAGCTCCTCTGCACCAGCAAACTTCAGTGGTGGGAAGGTTCCTTGTGGTGAGGGCACTGAGAgagcagggaaggagaggaaggacggAAGACAAGGAGAGAAGACAGGAGGTGGGTGCCAGGCCCTCTAAGGTATCTAACAATTGTTCTGCCTGTCCTCTGAGTTCCCAGCCTCATCAGAGAGGAAGAATTTGAGGAAGGGACAGGCAGGCAGGACAGGACTCCTCTAACAGCCCAGGACTTTACACTCTGTGGCTACAGGCTTACTTGCCTGTGGAAGCTGAGGGCACAGGAAGGCTGCCGGccaggggggaggggtgctgggtcTAGTGAAGACCACACACAAGGAGAATGGCAGCAGCGAGTCCCACATGGGTTCTCACATACCAATTCCTAGAACATGCACAGCATGCAGGTGGCGGCTGCGTACCAAGGTAgacccttttaaaaataaaccttaaTTAGTCCCTGGGACTCACTGAAACTATTTTTAGAAGCAAATCACCTAGTCAGATGCTAACCTTACCAGACACTTTTCTATCTGGTTTTGTGTTCTTAAAGGTATCCCTAGCTACCTTATCCCTAGCTAATCAAAACATGCTTATTCACTCCACACTGTTGCCGCTCAAGGGCCAGCGGGCTAGACCTTCAGCAGGACTGGCCTAGGATGAAGCAgaagcctggggcttggacctgcACAGTTATTGATGCTAAACCGAAGGGCATCAGGACAGAAGGTAGGGGCTGCAGAGGACtgctggaaggctgaggcagttCCTAGGTAGTTCATCCTGAAACCCTAGTGGAGAAGCCAGCCAGAGACAACACCGACGAGAGTGCCCGCACTGCCGGCTGCAACTGTATAGGAGTTAACAGTAAAGAGGTAGAAGTGTGTTTCTGAATTAGAGAGGTGTCTCGAGAGGCCCCAAGATGGTGGTCCCTGAGCTGCCTCCCTCCCACATGTGGGAAGAGCCCATGCAAAACTGAGATGAAGCAGAGTCTGGGGTTTGGCTGGGTTCCAGGCAAAGGCTGCGCTGTCTATGGCAGGGAGCCCCACAAGTCAGGAATTAATCCTTTCCTGCAAGAAACCTTGCTAGCTGCTAGGGGCAACTGAGGGGAGCCATGAGAAGGTGGGAGTTCCTGGATGGAGACCAGAGAAGGCGATGCACAGTGGCCTTGAATCCATGAGGACCTCAAGGTGAGGGAGACGGAAGGGACACCATGGATAAGAGAATTTTTGGTATGGGAGGCAACAATGATTACATAGATTAGAATTCGAGTATGTGCCCAGTCCTGactttcttaaaattcttcttccaACAATTCCACAATTTCTTGGAAAAGGGACAAGCAAGAGGGAGACAAACAAAGGGCAcagtctctctcttttgccagccCCAGCAGCCTAAAACCGGAGGCCCTCCTTCCAAGACAAATAACagctcatgatgttcagggtgGGGTTGGGGATGGGGAGATGACAGATGCAGGCCTGCCTTTCgtttcttcctctctccagttCAAAAGGAGGATGAAAGGAGTCATGATGTACTTGGAGAAAAACAGAATTGCAGACGGGTGAGAAACCTGCTCCAATCTTCTTGCCTATCTCCTGTGGTCACTGCCGTGGGAGGCAGGGAGATGCAGTCATGGAAGATGGCAGAGACCGAAACAGTCCAAAGTCAGTTTATTCCCCACGGGGGAAAAAATGTGACCTCAAGTGAAGAGAAGTCAGCAAGACCCGACTCCGCCTTGTAAACAGGGCTCCAGTCAACACCAAGTACCAAGTGGTTCAGGCTGGTGCCAACTGAAATGGACTGGTGGGAATGGATTCACGGTGTGTAAACAGAGTTCACTGCAGTCACGCTAAGGCTAACAGTGTGGCGAGGGAGGTGAAATGGTGTGTCTGAGGCGAATGTGTAAACGGTACCGTTGCTGGACAACACTGACTGAAAACGGAGCTGGTGGAACAGGGAGACGGGGCAGGCCGGAAGAATGGAGACCCTCTCTTCTGTCTGCTGGTCGGAAGCAGGCAGAGGAGCCAGGTGACGTCCACAGCAGAGCCTGGCAACTGCCTGCTGTGGTCTGCAGGATGGGACCAGAGGGCGGGCTTCTTGGGCTATTTCTCTTGAGGTCATCCGAGGTGAAACCCTCTGTTTCTCCGAGAGGCCTCTCCTTCTCCAAGGAGAAGGAGCTATGAAGCTTTGGAGAGGGAGAAGGCTAAGTGGGGCTCCcaattcagattaaaaaaaaaataatacctgaAAGTTCATGGTAGATCTTTTCACGGGGCTGGGGCTCAAGGTTCCTCCTGGAATCAATCCTGGAGCCTGAACCCTCAAACCAAGTGCTCCACATACAcattagaattttttctttttgaacccaGCTCTGAAAGCTCAGCTGCCTTCACGGGGATGTGGACGGGGCGGGTTGAAGGCTCCCTGACAGAGCCTAAGACTGAGCTGTGGGCCTCCGTGGGGGCTACTGGAATGCTTGATGGAAACGAGGCAGGGTGGTGCTACTCAGGCCAGAGGTGAAGACGGGAGGCAAGGAGTGCAGAGGCCCGAAGTTCAGGGGTCCCCCAGCTCCTGGGGAATCTTGAGGCTGAGCTTGCAAAGTGGTGAGCAGGGGCTGGGCCTCAGCCTGGGAGTAGCCCATGACCAGGCCTCCTGCAGCTCCCGGTGGGTTACACGGGGGCAGATTGAGTGGAAGGAAGCCCAGTAAATGGGAGAAGTCCACATTAGCAGCGCACAGGGCCTCAGAGAGGTTGGCGGGGCTCTTGGTGAGCAGTGCTTCATCTAGGAGGGCCGCAGCTGCCGCCGGCTGAGGTGAGGCGGGCTGGGGTTCGGCGGATGAGAGAGACAGGCTTCCAGGAAAATCCGCCAGGAAACTATCCACCTCCACTTTGGGCAATTTGTCGGGCAAGTATGAGGTAGATCCAAGCTGGTATtttggagggagctgagctgggGAAGAGATGGGTGAGGATTCCAGAGGGTAGCTCATGCCCACGGGGAGCGTATTGTGCACCAGGGAGTGTGGCATGCCTGTGCCAGGCATGGCAGGGATGTGGGCACCATACATGCCCATGGGCAGCATGCCAGGGAAGGCCTTGGCCCCCATCACGTCCCGAGAGGCCATGCACAGCACAGGGCTCAGCTCTTCCTTCACGCTGACTGTGGAGCTGCAGCTGAGGAGGCCTAGCATGTCCACTGGCTCTGTCTTGATCTTGAGCAGCTCCTGCGAGTGGCTCTTCTTGACATGACGTGTCAGGTGGTCCTTGCGGCCAAATCTCTGGGCACAGTACTGGCACAGGAAGTCCTTCCGGCCTGTGTGCACCACTAGGTGCCGCCGCACATCCTTGCGGGTATAGAATCGCCGGTCACAGTGGTCACAGGGGTGCTTCTTCTCCTTGGCACCGCCTGCTACCCGGCGCGAGTGAGCCTTCAGGTGCTCCAGCAGGGACTGGGTGCTCTCAAAGGTCTGCAGGCAGACCTTGCAGCTGAGGTCGCCACTGCTGGCGGCATGCATGGCCAGGTGGCGGCGGTAGCCCAGCTTCGTATTGTAATTCTTACCGCACTCGGCGCAGTGGAGGGCCTCTTTGTTGGGGTCGTGGGTCTGCAAGTGGTTCCGAAGATGGTCCTTGCGGTGAAACATCTTATCACAGTACATGCACTGGTGGGGTTTCTGGGCCGAGTGGGTGGCCATGTGCCTAAGGGGAGTGAGAAAAGACGGTCAAAGCAGAAAGTGGGAAGATCAGAATGCTAAATGGACAACCAAGATGTCTACTAACAGGATACCATATTTAAAAAGCTACAGTGAAGTGATGCAatggtgcctgtaattctagctagtcaggagtgagatctgagaattatgttttgaagccagtctggacagaaagtctgtgaggttcttatctccaattaaacagcaaaaagccagaacagagcttggctcaagtggtagagtgccagacttaagccaaaa
This window encodes:
- the Plagl2 gene encoding zinc finger protein PLAGL2 isoform X1; protein product: MTTFFTSVPPWIQDAKQEEEVGWKLVPRPRARETESQVKCQCEISGTPFSNGEKLRPHSLPHPEQRPYSCPQLHCGKAFASKYKLYRHMATHSAQKPHQCMYCDKMFHRKDHLRNHLQTHDPNKEALHCAECGKNYNTKLGYRRHLAMHAASSGDLSCKVCLQTFESTQSLLEHLKAHSRRVAGGAKEKKHPCDHCDRRFYTRKDVRRHLVVHTGRKDFLCQYCAQRFGRKDHLTRHVKKSHSQELLKIKTEPVDMLGLLSCSSTVSVKEELSPVLCMASRDVMGAKAFPGMLPMGMYGAHIPAMPGTGMPHSLVHNTLPVGMSYPLESSPISSPAQLPPKYQLGSTSYLPDKLPKVEVDSFLADFPGSLSLSSAEPQPASPQPAAAAALLDEALLTKSPANLSEALCAANVDFSHLLGFLPLNLPPCNPPGAAGGLVMGYSQAEAQPLLTTLQAQPQDSPGAGGPLNFGPLHSLPPVFTSGLSSTTLPRFHQAFQ
- the Plagl2 gene encoding zinc finger protein PLAGL2 isoform X2 — protein: MATHSAQKPHQCMYCDKMFHRKDHLRNHLQTHDPNKEALHCAECGKNYNTKLGYRRHLAMHAASSGDLSCKVCLQTFESTQSLLEHLKAHSRRVAGGAKEKKHPCDHCDRRFYTRKDVRRHLVVHTGRKDFLCQYCAQRFGRKDHLTRHVKKSHSQELLKIKTEPVDMLGLLSCSSTVSVKEELSPVLCMASRDVMGAKAFPGMLPMGMYGAHIPAMPGTGMPHSLVHNTLPVGMSYPLESSPISSPAQLPPKYQLGSTSYLPDKLPKVEVDSFLADFPGSLSLSSAEPQPASPQPAAAAALLDEALLTKSPANLSEALCAANVDFSHLLGFLPLNLPPCNPPGAAGGLVMGYSQAEAQPLLTTLQAQPQDSPGAGGPLNFGPLHSLPPVFTSGLSSTTLPRFHQAFQ